GAAGCTGGTGATCGCTTGCGTCGGCACGTCGAACCATCGCGCGGTCTTGGCGCCCGCGGCGCCCTCCCACTCGCAGAAGTCGGTGAAGGGCACGAGGCAGCGGCGCGCCGGATCGCCGAGCGCGCGGCGCCAGAAAAGCGAGCCATAGTTGCGGACGTTGGTCACCGCCTTCTGGGTCGGCTGGCCGCTCTTGCCGGTGACGGTGATCGGAAAGCCCCAGCGCATCGGCGTCAGCCGCCGTTCGCCGCCGACCTCGTGCACCGTCCAGGCGAGATATTTGGGGAAGAGTTCGGGCGGCGGCAGCTGGAGGTCGGGCGGGTAGGGCACCCGGACGCCGTATCGCTGGGCGAGCTCGGCCTGGGCGGCGCTCATGCGATAGCGGTTGCACATCGGCTAGGCGTCCGGACCGCCCGGTTTGAGCGCCGCCGCCAGGCTCGCCGTGGCGCTGCCGCGACGGGCGGGCTTGGGCTGGCTGGGATCGGGTGCCCAGCCGGTGAGGAAGACGATCTGGAAGCGCTCGGTCACGCGGCCGTCGGCATCGGCGCGCGCGGCGAACGCCTCGGCCGCGC
This is a stretch of genomic DNA from Sphingomonas sp. Y38-1Y. It encodes these proteins:
- a CDS encoding SOS response-associated peptidase family protein codes for the protein MSAAQAELAQRYGVRVPYPPDLQLPPPELFPKYLAWTVHEVGGERRLTPMRWGFPITVTGKSGQPTQKAVTNVRNYGSLFWRRALGDPARRCLVPFTDFCEWEGAAGAKTARWFDVPTQAITSFAGVWRPGPEGPLMAFLTTDPNPLVAPIHPKAMPVLLAAEDEATWLTAPVADALTLAAPFPSQLMRVT